One segment of Nocardia farcinica DNA contains the following:
- a CDS encoding alpha/beta hydrolase, with protein MRDLNIPLPVLRAAINPLFRVMLNARLPFTVQRTLMDAASRIQFVPAGTTVRRTRLGGRPAEQLTAGRAEPTTAVLYLHGGGYAVGSMATHRSLAARLAHETGAAVFLLDYRLAPEHPFPAALDDAVAAFDELVAAGYAPESIAIAGDSAGGGLSLATAQRLLAEQNRRPAALGLIAPWTDPTGTPARERDLVVSRPWALACAAAYLGDGDPGVPGYAPLRASMHGLPPTYVQADIDELLHEQCVELVQALRDAGVHVRFTESRGLWHVAQLQASLAAPAAAAVRELSEFLREALQPVDMRHLG; from the coding sequence TTGCGCGATCTGAACATTCCGCTGCCCGTCCTGCGGGCGGCGATCAATCCCCTGTTCCGGGTGATGCTCAACGCCCGCCTGCCGTTCACCGTGCAGCGCACCCTGATGGACGCGGCCTCCCGCATCCAGTTCGTGCCCGCGGGCACGACGGTGCGCCGCACCCGGCTCGGCGGCAGGCCGGCCGAGCAGCTGACCGCCGGGCGCGCCGAGCCCACCACCGCCGTGCTCTACCTGCACGGCGGTGGTTACGCCGTGGGATCGATGGCCACGCATCGCTCGCTGGCGGCGCGGCTGGCGCACGAGACGGGCGCGGCGGTGTTCCTACTGGACTACCGGCTGGCGCCGGAGCATCCCTTCCCCGCCGCGCTCGACGACGCGGTGGCGGCCTTCGACGAGCTGGTCGCCGCCGGGTACGCGCCCGAGTCGATCGCCATCGCCGGTGACTCGGCGGGCGGTGGGCTGAGCCTGGCGACCGCGCAGCGCCTGCTGGCCGAGCAGAACCGCCGCCCGGCCGCGCTGGGGCTGATCGCGCCCTGGACGGACCCGACCGGCACCCCGGCGCGCGAGCGCGATCTCGTGGTGAGCAGGCCGTGGGCACTCGCCTGCGCGGCCGCCTACCTCGGCGACGGCGATCCTGGCGTGCCCGGATACGCGCCGCTGCGCGCGTCCATGCACGGGCTGCCGCCCACCTATGTGCAGGCCGATATCGATGAACTGCTGCATGAGCAGTGCGTAGAGTTGGTGCAGGCATTGCGCGACGCGGGCGTGCACGTGCGGTTCACCGAGAGCCGTGGGCTGTGGCACGTCGCGCAGCTGCAGGCGTCGCTGGCGGCGCCTGCGGCCGCGGCGGTGCGCGAATTGTCGGAGTTCCTGCGTGAGGCACTGCAACCGGTGGACATGCGCCACCTGGGTTGA
- a CDS encoding SDR family NAD(P)-dependent oxidoreductase has protein sequence MSNDAYFKDKVCVITGAGSGIGRALAENLARRGARLALSDIDTEGLAETVRRCEQLGAQVKSDRVNVAEREAVLLYADAVKAHFGVVHQIYNNAGIAHHGDVIKSEFKDIERIMDVDFWGVVNGTKAFLPMLIESGDGHVVNVSSLFGLIAVPGQAAYNSAKFAVRGFTEALRQEMLVGKLPVKVTCVHPGGIKTAVARNATYAEGIDEKSAASMFDKKLAIHTPEMAAQTIVNGVRKGHGRVLIGWEAKLLDLFVRVTASGYQRIAAAVSGPYLP, from the coding sequence GTGAGCAACGACGCTTACTTCAAGGACAAGGTCTGCGTGATCACCGGCGCGGGTTCCGGCATCGGCCGGGCCCTGGCCGAGAACCTGGCCCGGCGCGGCGCGCGCCTGGCGCTGTCCGACATCGACACCGAGGGTCTGGCCGAGACCGTGCGTCGCTGTGAACAGCTCGGCGCGCAGGTGAAGTCGGACCGGGTGAACGTGGCCGAGCGCGAGGCCGTGCTGCTCTACGCCGACGCGGTGAAGGCGCACTTCGGCGTGGTCCACCAGATCTACAACAACGCGGGCATCGCCCACCACGGCGACGTGATCAAGTCCGAGTTCAAGGACATCGAGCGGATCATGGACGTCGACTTCTGGGGTGTCGTCAACGGCACCAAGGCGTTCCTGCCGATGCTCATCGAGTCCGGCGACGGCCACGTGGTCAACGTGTCCAGCCTGTTCGGGCTCATCGCCGTGCCCGGCCAGGCCGCCTACAACTCGGCCAAGTTCGCGGTGCGCGGCTTCACCGAGGCGCTGCGCCAGGAGATGCTGGTCGGCAAGCTGCCGGTCAAGGTCACCTGCGTGCACCCGGGCGGCATCAAGACCGCCGTGGCGCGCAACGCCACCTACGCCGAGGGCATCGACGAGAAGTCGGCGGCCTCGATGTTCGACAAGAAGCTCGCCATCCACACCCCGGAGATGGCCGCGCAGACGATCGTCAACGGCGTGCGCAAGGGGCATGGCCGGGTGCTGATCGGCTGGGAGGCCAAGTTGCTCGATCTGTTCGTGCGCGTCACCGCCTCGGGCTACCAGCGCATCGCGGCCGCGGTCAGCGGCCCCTACCTGCCCTGA
- a CDS encoding flavin-containing monooxygenase codes for MSRKVTDNAVGDRPTRHAKTIIIGSGFAGLGLAIRLRQQGRTDYLVLERGSDVGGTWRDNTYPGAACDVPSHLYSYSFALNPDWSRSFSRQGEIQQYIRSVAEKYQVLDKHIFDCDVTGARWNAETAQWEIATSQGAFTADTVVSAVGALCEPALPDIKGINSFDGEIFHSARWNHSADLTDKRVAIIGTGASAIQIVPAIAPQVGHLDVYQRTAPWLLPRFDRPYTLPERLAFKHIPGVQRLSRAAIYAARETQVVGLAKFPPLMQAFELISKAKLRYEISDPELRRKATPNYRIGCKRMLISNDYYPALDRDNVDLITDGIAEIRPHSIVTKDGTEREIDALIVATGFHVTDSPTYETIVGKDGRTLSEVFDDIGQQGYKGSAVANFPNMFFLLGPNVGLGHTSMVYMIESQINYIADALATVDRLGLRTVEVRREVQDEYNRELQAKLSKSVWNTGGCASWYLDKHGNNTTLWPDFTFRFRSLTRKFDVSAYATSTTPDKNTAPEPTTAPAELKVV; via the coding sequence ATGAGTCGCAAGGTTACAGACAATGCTGTCGGCGACCGGCCCACCCGCCACGCCAAGACGATCATCATCGGCAGCGGGTTCGCCGGATTGGGCCTGGCCATCCGCCTCAGGCAACAGGGCCGCACCGACTACCTGGTCCTGGAGCGCGGCAGCGATGTCGGCGGCACCTGGCGGGACAACACCTATCCGGGTGCGGCCTGCGACGTGCCCTCGCACCTGTACTCGTACTCCTTCGCGCTGAACCCGGACTGGTCGCGCTCGTTCTCCCGCCAGGGCGAGATCCAGCAGTACATCCGCTCGGTGGCCGAGAAGTACCAGGTGCTCGACAAGCACATCTTCGACTGCGACGTCACCGGCGCCCGGTGGAACGCCGAGACCGCGCAGTGGGAGATCGCCACCAGCCAGGGCGCCTTCACCGCCGACACCGTGGTCTCCGCGGTCGGCGCGCTGTGCGAGCCCGCGCTGCCCGATATCAAGGGCATCAACAGCTTCGACGGCGAGATCTTCCACTCCGCCCGCTGGAACCACAGCGCCGACCTCACCGACAAGCGGGTGGCCATCATCGGCACCGGCGCCTCGGCGATCCAGATCGTGCCCGCCATCGCGCCGCAGGTGGGCCACCTCGACGTCTATCAGCGCACCGCGCCGTGGCTGCTACCGCGCTTCGATCGGCCCTACACCCTGCCGGAACGGCTGGCGTTCAAGCACATTCCCGGCGTGCAGCGACTCTCCCGCGCCGCGATCTACGCCGCGCGCGAGACCCAGGTGGTCGGCCTCGCCAAGTTCCCGCCGCTCATGCAGGCCTTCGAGCTGATCTCGAAAGCCAAGCTGCGCTACGAGATCAGCGATCCGGAGCTGCGCCGCAAGGCCACCCCGAACTACCGCATCGGCTGCAAGCGCATGCTGATCTCCAACGACTACTACCCGGCGCTGGACCGCGACAACGTCGACCTGATCACCGACGGCATCGCCGAGATCCGCCCGCACTCGATCGTCACCAAGGACGGCACCGAGCGCGAGATCGACGCGCTCATCGTGGCCACCGGCTTCCACGTCACCGATTCGCCGACCTACGAGACCATCGTCGGCAAGGACGGCCGCACGCTGAGCGAGGTGTTCGACGACATCGGCCAGCAGGGTTACAAGGGCTCGGCCGTGGCGAACTTCCCCAACATGTTCTTCCTGCTCGGCCCGAACGTCGGCCTGGGCCACACCTCGATGGTGTACATGATCGAATCGCAGATCAACTACATCGCCGACGCGCTGGCCACCGTCGACCGCCTCGGCCTGCGCACCGTCGAGGTGCGCCGCGAGGTGCAGGACGAATACAACCGCGAACTGCAGGCCAAGCTGAGCAAGTCGGTGTGGAACACCGGCGGCTGCGCCAGCTGGTACCTGGACAAGCACGGCAACAACACCACGTTGTGGCCCGATTTCACCTTCCGGTTCCGTAGTCTGACAAGGAAATTCGACGTGTCGGCCTACGCGACCAGCACCACCCCCGACAAGAACACCGCCCCGGAGCCGACCACCGCGCCCGCCGAACTGAAAGTTGTGTGA
- a CDS encoding TetR/AcrR family transcriptional regulator: MSTVKSSSPGGTAKRTRLSPEERRKQLIALGARMLGERAIEDISVSEIAAEAGISRGLLFHYFPTKQDFQLAIVRHANAELLERVTPDRTLGITDMVRDSIERYVDYVSQNRTSYLALLRGPTSVNPDLGPLVESTRDAIVQLILTEAPIEVAEADRPRLLLGMRGWIAFVEETTLTWLRTEPIPREQLIDLLVDSLLNLAAALEPQLAAALRS; this comes from the coding sequence ATGAGTACCGTGAAGAGCAGCAGCCCCGGCGGAACCGCGAAACGAACCCGGCTCAGCCCCGAGGAGCGCCGCAAGCAGTTGATCGCGCTCGGGGCGCGGATGCTCGGCGAGCGCGCCATCGAGGACATCTCCGTCAGCGAGATCGCCGCCGAGGCGGGCATCTCCCGCGGCCTGCTGTTCCACTACTTCCCGACCAAACAGGACTTCCAGCTCGCCATCGTCCGCCACGCCAACGCCGAACTGCTCGAGCGCGTGACCCCCGACCGGACGCTCGGCATCACCGACATGGTGCGTGACTCCATCGAGCGCTACGTCGACTACGTCAGCCAGAACCGCACCTCGTACCTGGCCCTGCTGCGCGGACCCACCAGCGTCAACCCCGACCTCGGCCCGCTGGTCGAATCCACCCGCGACGCCATCGTCCAGCTCATCCTCACCGAGGCCCCGATCGAGGTCGCCGAGGCCGACCGCCCCCGCCTGCTGCTCGGCATGCGCGGCTGGATCGCCTTCGTCGAGGAGACCACCCTCACCTGGCTGCGCACCGAACCCATTCCCCGCGAACAACTCATCGACCTGCTCGTCGACTCCCTGCTCAACCTCGCCGCAGCCCTCGAACCACAACTGGCGGCGGCACTGCGCTCCTGA
- a CDS encoding TerD family protein, translated as MPTGVAWFGERVRVSETGLSFVTMGLGWDPADRSRWLRGRREIDLNAAALLFAGDALADVVYHEQLSSQDGAVRLLGDSTNGEGDGDNEIITLDLTRIAPAVTTVVLLVTSYTGQTLDEVRNSFCRLVNGETGTEFAHYVLEDPAHGFLVGTLDRTETGWAYREIAAAIDAEHPAEAVPHLAAHLH; from the coding sequence ATGCCCACCGGCGTCGCGTGGTTCGGCGAGAGGGTGCGGGTGTCCGAGACGGGGTTGTCGTTCGTGACGATGGGGCTGGGGTGGGATCCGGCCGACCGGAGCCGCTGGTTGCGCGGGCGACGCGAGATCGATCTCAACGCCGCGGCGTTGCTGTTCGCGGGGGACGCGCTGGCGGATGTGGTGTACCACGAACAGTTGTCCTCCCAGGACGGTGCGGTGCGCCTGCTCGGCGACAGCACCAACGGTGAGGGCGACGGGGACAACGAGATCATCACCCTCGACCTCACCCGCATCGCCCCCGCGGTGACCACGGTGGTGCTCCTGGTGACCTCCTACACCGGCCAGACCCTGGATGAGGTACGAAACTCCTTCTGCCGCTTGGTGAACGGCGAGACCGGCACCGAATTCGCCCACTACGTCCTGGAAGATCCTGCGCACGGTTTCCTGGTGGGCACCCTCGACCGCACCGAAACCGGTTGGGCCTACCGCGAAATCGCCGCCGCGATCGACGCCGAACACCCGGCCGAAGCCGTCCCGCACCTGGCCGCCCACCTGCACTGA
- a CDS encoding multifunctional oxoglutarate decarboxylase/oxoglutarate dehydrogenase thiamine pyrophosphate-binding subunit/dihydrolipoyllysine-residue succinyltransferase subunit, producing the protein MRRTPAVSSSTSQFGQNQWLVDEMYQKFKQDPSSVDESWHEFLADYTPDTTTDASDNGQQPPAPTTASPPGQAPARPAAAPSAPASQQAAPAQSTAKPQQPAAKPQQAAAKPQQAAPKATESKATESKAAAPKATAAKGTARTPQTTPAPTSNAAPTSGGPKSAEAADESKVLRGAAAAVAKNMSASLSIPTATSVRAIPAKLMIDNRLVINNHLARTRGGKISFTHLLGYAIVQAVKAFPNMNRHFAEIDGKPHAVTPAHTNLGLAIDLPGKDGSRSLVVAAIKGAEEMTFAQFHSAYEDIVRRAREGKLTTEDFSGVTISLTNPGTIGTVHSVPRLMPGQGAIIGAGAMEYPAEFQGMSDERIADIGVGKLMTLTSTYDHRIIQGAESGDFLRTIHQLLISDEFYDEIFHGLGVPYEPVRWRKDIKERGVDKSTRVLEMISAYRNRGHLMADTDPLHLVKDKFRSHPDLDVTQHGLTLWDLDREFNVGGFHGQERMKLRDVLSVLRDAYCRHVGVEYMHILDPEQLQWIQERVEQKHVKPTVAQQKYILNRLNAAEAFETFLQTKYVGQKRFSLEGAESVIPMMDAVIDQCAEHALDEVVIGMPHRGRLNVLANIVGKPYSKIFTEFEGNMNPAATHGSGDVKYHLGAEGNYLQMFGDNEIKVSLTANPSHLEAVDPVLEGLVRAKQDLLDKGDGPEGFSVVPLMLHGDAAFAGQGVVAETLNLSGLRGYRTGGTIHIVVNNQIGFTTAPENSRSTEYSTDIAKFIGAPIFHVNGDDPEACDWVARLAVDFRQKFRKDVVIDLICYRRRGHNEGDDPSMTQPYMYDVIDTKRSVRKSYTESLIGRGDISLKEAEDALRDYQGQLERVFNEVRELEKYPPGPSESVEDDQRVPGTVHTAVDKSVLQRIGDAFINVPEGFNVHPRVKPVLEKRREMAYEGKIDWAFAELLAFGTLIDEGRAVRLTGQDSRRGTFTQRHAVIIDRKTAAEYTPLHNIGSANPGWFAVHDSALSEFAAVGFEYGYSLGNPDALVLWEAQFGDFVNGAQSIIDEFISSGEAKWGQLSDVVLLLPHGHEGQGPDHTSGRIERFLQLCAEGSMTVAVPSTPANYFHLLRRHALDGIRRPLIVFTPKSMLRNKAVVSDLKDFTESKFRSVFDEPAYEQGIGDRSKVKRILLTSGKLYYELAAEKAKQKREDVAIVRVEQLYPVPKFRINEALGGYPNATDIAWVQEEPANQGAWPFFGLNLPEMLPDRLGKLRRISRRAMSAPSSGSSKVHAVEQAEIIAEAFEPTS; encoded by the coding sequence ATGAGGCGAACACCTGCTGTGAGCAGCTCAACTTCCCAGTTCGGTCAGAACCAGTGGCTGGTCGACGAGATGTATCAGAAGTTCAAGCAAGATCCATCTTCGGTCGACGAAAGTTGGCACGAATTCCTCGCCGACTACACCCCTGACACCACCACCGACGCCAGCGACAACGGGCAGCAGCCGCCCGCGCCGACGACCGCCTCTCCGCCCGGCCAGGCCCCCGCGCGACCCGCGGCCGCCCCGTCGGCTCCCGCCTCGCAGCAGGCCGCTCCCGCGCAGTCCACCGCCAAGCCCCAGCAGCCCGCCGCCAAGCCGCAGCAGGCCGCCGCCAAGCCGCAGCAGGCCGCCCCGAAGGCCACCGAGAGCAAGGCCACCGAGAGCAAGGCCGCCGCCCCGAAGGCCACCGCCGCCAAGGGCACCGCGCGCACGCCGCAGACCACCCCCGCGCCGACCTCCAACGCCGCGCCGACCTCCGGCGGACCCAAGTCCGCCGAGGCCGCCGACGAGTCGAAGGTGCTGCGCGGCGCCGCCGCGGCGGTCGCGAAGAACATGTCGGCCTCGCTGAGCATCCCCACCGCCACCTCGGTGCGTGCCATCCCGGCCAAGCTGATGATCGACAACCGCCTGGTCATCAACAACCACCTGGCCCGCACCCGCGGCGGCAAGATCTCCTTCACCCACCTGCTCGGCTACGCCATCGTGCAGGCGGTCAAGGCGTTCCCGAACATGAACCGCCACTTCGCCGAGATCGACGGCAAGCCGCACGCGGTCACCCCCGCGCACACCAACCTGGGCCTGGCCATCGACCTGCCCGGCAAGGACGGCAGCCGCTCGCTGGTCGTGGCCGCCATCAAGGGCGCCGAGGAGATGACCTTCGCCCAGTTCCACTCCGCCTACGAGGACATCGTGCGGCGGGCGCGCGAGGGCAAGCTCACCACCGAGGACTTCTCCGGCGTCACCATCTCGCTCACCAACCCGGGCACCATCGGCACCGTGCACTCGGTGCCGCGGCTGATGCCCGGCCAGGGCGCCATCATCGGCGCGGGCGCGATGGAGTACCCGGCCGAATTCCAGGGCATGAGCGACGAGCGGATCGCCGACATCGGCGTCGGCAAGCTCATGACGCTGACCTCGACCTACGACCACCGCATCATCCAGGGCGCGGAGTCCGGCGACTTCCTGCGCACCATCCACCAGCTGCTGATCTCCGACGAGTTCTACGACGAGATCTTCCACGGCCTCGGGGTGCCCTACGAGCCCGTGCGCTGGCGCAAGGACATCAAGGAGCGCGGCGTCGACAAGAGCACCCGCGTGCTCGAGATGATCTCGGCCTACCGCAACCGCGGTCACCTGATGGCCGACACCGACCCGCTGCACCTGGTCAAGGACAAGTTCCGCAGCCACCCCGACCTCGACGTCACCCAGCACGGCCTGACCCTGTGGGACCTCGACCGCGAGTTCAACGTGGGCGGCTTCCACGGCCAGGAGCGCATGAAGCTGCGCGACGTGCTCTCGGTGCTGCGCGACGCGTACTGCCGCCACGTCGGCGTGGAGTACATGCACATCCTCGATCCCGAGCAGCTGCAGTGGATCCAGGAGCGCGTCGAGCAGAAGCACGTCAAGCCGACCGTCGCACAGCAGAAGTACATCCTGAACCGGCTCAACGCCGCCGAGGCGTTCGAGACCTTCCTGCAGACCAAGTACGTCGGCCAGAAGCGGTTCTCGCTGGAGGGCGCCGAGTCGGTCATCCCGATGATGGACGCCGTCATCGACCAGTGCGCCGAGCACGCCCTCGACGAGGTCGTCATCGGCATGCCGCACCGCGGCCGGCTCAACGTGCTGGCCAACATCGTCGGCAAGCCCTACTCGAAGATCTTCACCGAGTTCGAGGGCAACATGAACCCGGCCGCCACGCACGGCTCGGGCGACGTGAAGTACCACCTCGGCGCCGAGGGCAACTACCTGCAGATGTTCGGCGACAACGAGATCAAGGTCTCGCTGACCGCCAACCCCTCGCACCTCGAGGCGGTCGACCCGGTGCTCGAGGGCCTGGTGCGCGCCAAGCAGGATCTGCTGGACAAGGGCGACGGCCCCGAGGGCTTCTCGGTCGTTCCGCTGATGCTGCACGGTGACGCCGCGTTCGCCGGTCAGGGCGTGGTCGCCGAGACGCTGAACCTCTCCGGCCTGCGCGGATACCGCACCGGCGGCACCATCCACATCGTGGTGAACAACCAGATCGGCTTCACCACCGCCCCGGAGAACAGCCGCTCCACCGAGTACTCCACCGACATCGCGAAGTTCATCGGCGCGCCGATCTTCCACGTCAACGGCGACGACCCGGAGGCGTGCGACTGGGTCGCGCGCCTGGCGGTCGACTTCCGCCAGAAGTTCCGCAAGGACGTGGTCATCGACCTCATCTGCTACCGCCGCCGCGGGCACAACGAGGGCGACGACCCGTCGATGACCCAGCCGTACATGTACGACGTCATCGACACCAAGCGCTCGGTGCGCAAGAGCTACACCGAGAGCCTGATCGGCCGCGGCGACATCTCGCTCAAGGAGGCCGAGGACGCGCTGCGCGACTACCAGGGCCAGCTGGAACGGGTGTTCAACGAAGTCCGCGAACTGGAGAAATACCCACCGGGCCCGAGCGAATCGGTCGAAGACGACCAGCGGGTGCCCGGCACCGTGCACACCGCGGTGGACAAGTCGGTGCTGCAGCGCATCGGTGACGCGTTCATCAACGTGCCCGAGGGCTTCAACGTGCACCCGCGCGTGAAGCCGGTGCTGGAGAAGCGCCGCGAGATGGCCTACGAGGGCAAGATCGACTGGGCCTTCGCCGAGCTGCTCGCCTTCGGCACGCTCATCGACGAGGGCCGGGCCGTGCGCCTGACCGGCCAGGACTCCCGTCGTGGCACGTTCACCCAGCGGCACGCGGTGATCATCGACCGCAAGACCGCCGCGGAGTACACCCCGCTGCACAACATCGGCAGCGCCAACCCGGGCTGGTTCGCCGTGCACGACTCGGCGCTGAGCGAGTTCGCCGCCGTCGGTTTCGAATACGGCTACTCGCTGGGTAACCCGGATGCGCTGGTGCTGTGGGAGGCGCAGTTCGGCGACTTCGTCAACGGCGCGCAGTCGATCATCGACGAGTTCATCTCCTCCGGTGAGGCCAAGTGGGGCCAGCTCTCCGACGTCGTGCTGCTGCTGCCGCACGGCCACGAGGGGCAGGGCCCGGACCACACCTCCGGTCGCATCGAACGCTTCCTGCAGCTGTGCGCGGAGGGGTCGATGACGGTCGCGGTGCCGTCCACCCCGGCCAACTACTTCCACCTGCTGCGCCGGCACGCGCTCGACGGCATCCGCCGTCCGCTCATCGTCTTCACCCCGAAGTCGATGCTGCGCAACAAGGCCGTGGTCTCGGATCTGAAGGACTTCACCGAGTCCAAGTTCCGGTCGGTGTTCGACGAGCCCGCCTACGAGCAGGGCATCGGCGACCGCAGCAAGGTCAAGCGCATCCTGCTGACCAGCGGCAAGCTCTACTACGAGCTGGCCGCGGAGAAGGCCAAGCAGAAGCGCGAGGACGTGGCGATCGTGCGTGTCGAGCAGCTCTACCCGGTGCCGAAGTTCCGCATCAACGAGGCGCTGGGCGGCTACCCGAACGCGACCGACATCGCCTGGGTCCAGGAGGAGCCCGCCAACCAGGGCGCCTGGCCGTTCTTCGGCCTCAACCTGCCCGAGATGCTCCCCGACCGCCTGGGCAAGCTGCGCCGCATCTCCCGCCGCGCCATGTCGGCCCCGTCCTCGGGTTCGTCGAAGGTGCACGCCGTCGAGCAGGCGGAGATCATCGCCGAAGCCTTCGAGCCGACCAGCTAA